From Vitis vinifera cultivar Pinot Noir 40024 chromosome 14, ASM3070453v1, a single genomic window includes:
- the LOC100853456 gene encoding disease resistance protein At4g27190: MEEIVVTIAAEVAEYVVAPIGRSFGYLFNYRNNIDDLRQQVEKLGDARARLEQSVDEAIRNGDEIEADVDKWLLRVSGFMEEAGNFFEVEKKANQSCFNGSCPNLKSQYQLSREAKKRARVVAEIQGDGKFERVSYRAPLPGIGSAHFKGHEALESRMTTLDEIMEALRDTHVNIIRVWGMAGVGKTTLIKQVAKQAEEEKLFDKVLMAYISSTPELKKIQGELADMLGLKFEEESEMGRPARLCERLKKVKKILIILDDIWTELDLEKVGIPFGDDHKGCKMVLTSRNKHVLSNEMGTQKDFPVEHLQEEEALILFKKMAGDSIEEPDLQSIAIDVAKEGAGFPIAIVIVANALKNKGLSICLATTKEVYSNKH; the protein is encoded by the coding sequence ATGGAGGAAATTGTTGTTACGATTGCAGCAGAAGTTGCAGAGTACGTAGTTGCTCCAATTGGACGTTCATTTGGCTATCTGTTTAACTACCGCAACAACATTGATGATCTCAGGCAACAAGTTGAGAAGCTTGGGGATGCCAGGGCTAGGTTGGAGCAATCTGTAGATGAAGCTATTAGGAATGGGGATGAAATTGAAGCTGATGTTGACAAGTGGCTTTTGCGTGTTAGTGGGTTCATGGAAGAGGCTGGCAATTTTTTTGAGGTTGAGAAGAAAGCAAACCAGAGTTGTTTCAATGGGTCCTGTCCAAATTTGAAGTCGCAATACCAGCTGAGCAGGGAAGCGAAGAAGAGGGCAAGGGTTGTTGCTGAAATCCAAGGAGATGGAAAATTTGAGAGGGTATCATATCGTGCTCCTCTGCCAGGGATAGGATCTGCGCATTTCAAAGGTCATGAAGCTTTAGAATCAAGAATGACTACTTTGGATGAAATTATGGAGGCCTTGAGGGATACTCATGTCAATATCATTAGGGTATGGGGAATGGCTGGTGTGGGGAAGACCACACTGATCAAACAAGTAGCTAAACAAGCTGAAGAAGAGAAGTTATTTGATAAGGTACTTATGGCTTATATATCTTCCACTCCtgagttgaaaaaaattcaagGTGAACTTGCAGACATGCTTGGTTTGAAATTCGAGGAGGAGAGTGAAATGGGAAGACCAGCTCGACTATGTGAGAGGTTGAAGAAAGTGAAGAAGATCCTCATcattttggatgatatttggaCTGAACTCGATCTGGAGAAAGTGGGAATTCCTTTTGGAGATGATCATAAGGGATGTAAAATGGTGCTCACCTCTAGAAATAAACATGTATTGTCCAATGAGATGGGTACTCAAAAGGATTTCCCTGTTGAACATTTACAAGAGGAAGAAgcattgattttatttaagaaGATGGCCGGTGATTCCATTGAGGAGCCAGATTTGCAATCCATAGCAATTGATGTAGCAAAAGAAGGTGCGGGTTTTCCAATTGCAATCGTAATAGTGGCAAATGCATTAAAAAACAAGGGTTTGTCTATATGCCTTGCGACAACTAAAGAGGTCTATTCCAACAAACATTAA
- the LOC104881526 gene encoding disease resistance protein RUN1-like, giving the protein MEALRDADINRIGVWGMGGVGKSTLVKRVAEEAEQEELFHKVVTASVFQTPDYKEIQQQIAEKLGMKFEEVSEQGRAGRLHQRIKQENTILIILDDLWAELELEKVGIPSPDDHKGCKLVLTSRNKQVLSNEMSTQKDFRVQHLQEDETWILFKNTAGDSIENPELQPIAVDVVKECAGLPIAIVTVAKALKNKNVSIWKDALQQLNSQTSTNITGMETKSTARKIASEQRHVFTHQKTTVRVEERSRIDELQVTWVKLHDCDIHELPEGLLPREIAQLTHLRLLDLRNSSTIKVIPSDAKLLPKDIVFENLVRYRIFVGDVWSWGGIFEANNTLKLNKFDTSLHLVDGISKLLKRTEDLHLRELCGGTNVLSKLDGEGFLKLKHLNVESSPEIQYIVNSMDLTPSHGAFPVMETLSLNQLINLQEVAFPNLEELELGLNRDTEIWPEQFPVDSFPRLRVLDEDVVQSTRYSNLKDLTRKIKPRGLDG; this is encoded by the exons ATGGAGGCCTTAAGGGATGCCGATATCAACAGGATCGGGGTATGGGGGATGGGTGGTGTCGGGAAGTCCACGCTGGTGAAACGAGTGGCTGAAGAAGCCGAACAAGAGGAGTTATTCCACAAGGTGGTCACGGCATCTGTGTTCCAGACTCCAGACTACAAAGAAATTCAACAACAAATTGCAGAAAAACTAGGTATGAAATTTGAGGAAGTGAGTGAACAGGGACGAGCAGGTCGATTACATCAGAGGATCAAGCAAGAGAATACCATCCTCATCATCTTGGATGATCTTTGGGCCGAACTTGAGTTGGAGAAAGTAGGAATTCCTTCGCCAGATGATCACAAGGGATGCAAATTAGTGCTAACTTCTAGAAATAAACAGGTCTTGTCGAATGAGATGAGTACTCAAAAAGATTTTCGAGTTCAACATTTGCAAGAAGATGAAACATGGATTTTATTTAAGAACACAGCTGGCGATTCCATTGAAAATCCAGAGTTGCAACCAATAGCTGTTGATGTAGTAAAAGAATGCGCGGGTTTGCCAATTGCAATAGTAACTGTGGCAAAGGCATTGAAAAACAAGAATGTGTCTATTTGGAAGGATGCCCTGCAACAACTGAATTCGCAAACCTCGACAAACATAACAGGAATGGAGACAAAG AGTACTGCCAGAAAAATTGCATCCGAGCAACGTCATGTATTTACACACCAGAAGACTACTGTAAGAGTGGAAGAAAGGTCAAGGATAGATGAACTCCAGGTCACCTGGGTAAAACTGCATGACTGTGATATTCATGAACTTCCAGAAGGGCTG TTGCCCAGAGAAATAGCACAGTTGACTCATCTAAGGCTGTTAGATTTGAGGAATTCTTCCACGATAAAAGTAATTCCGTCAG ATGCCAAGTTGCTGCCAAAAGACATAGTCTTTGAAAACTTGGTGAGATATAGAATATTTGTAGGTGATGTCTGGAGCTGGGGAGGAATTTTTGAAGCCAATAATACATTAAAGCTCAATAAGTTCGATACAAGCCTTCATTTGGTGGATGGTATCAGCAAGTTGTTGAAGAGAACTGAAGATCTACACTTGCGTGAATTGTGTGGTGGTACAAATGTTCTTTCCAAATTAGATGGGGagggttttttaaaattaaagcatcTCAATGTCGAAAGCAGTCCAGAGATTCAATATATTGTGAACTCGATGGATCTGACTCCATCACATGGTGCCTTTCCTGTTATGGAGACATTGTCTCTCAATCAGCTGATTAACTTGCAAGAA GTTGCATTCCCAAATTTGGAGGAATTAGAATTGGGTCTCAACAGAGATACAGAAATATGGCCAGAGCAATTTCCAGTGGATTCCTTTCCCAGACTAAGAGTACTGGAT GAAGATGTAGTTCAGTCAACGAGGTATTCCAACTTGAAGGACTTGACGAGGAAAATCAAGCCAAGAGGCTTGGACGGTTAA